The genome window AAAGGAGATCTCGGCATCTCGCGCGGCTTGAACAGACGTTATCATCCGGGTCAAACCGCCGATCCGTGCCAGCAATTCCTCTGATTCAAACGGTTTTGATACGAAATCATTGGCACCTTTCTCCAAAGCCAGCTTCAACTGGTTGGCTTTATTACTTGCCGTCAGCATAAGCACCGGAAGCTCGGAAGGAGAGTAACGTTCCCTGATCCGTTCCAACAATTCGTACCCCGACATGTCCGGCATCATAATGTCAGCAATGACCAGATGTACGGCAGGGAGCTGGTCGAGCAGATCCAGTACAGAAGGGGAGCGTGAGGTTACCGCATAACTGTAGCCTTCCAATTTCAAGAGATTCACTATGGTCTGTAAATTAGCCGAGTCGTCGTCCACAACGATGATCCATTCGTTGAGATGCCCTTCCACAATCGTTGGTTCTTCGAACCTTAGTAACTGATTACCATGACTTGTAGGAGCTATGGTAATTGGCTTGACGTTGGATCGTTTCTCACCTTTGCCATCGGCCAACGGAAAAGTCAGGATGAACGTGGCCCCCATGCCAGGTGCCGATTCTGCATGAATGGTTCCTCCATGCAGCTCTACCAGCTTGCGTGTAATGCTTAGTCCAAGTCCGGTGCCTCCGGCAACGACTGGTCCTGTATCTGCTTCCTGCTCGAATGGCAGGAAGATATGCTCCAGCTTGTCCTTGCCGATGCCACGACCGGTATCGATAATGCGGATTTCCGCTTTGCCATGAACAACGGCAGCTTCGATGCTTACTGTACCTTTTTCCGTGAATTTGACGGCATTACCGATCAGATTATGTAAAATCTGAATCAGTCGGTTGCCATCCGCATAGATTGGCGGGAAATGAGCCGGGATGCGATTAACGAGCTCCACCATTTTCGAGCCAAGCAGGAAGGAGTGCATACGCATGACCGATTCGACAAACGAGTACAGATCGGTTGAAGACCGGTGGAGCGGGATGTCGCCATGTTTCATTTTCGAATAATCCAGTAATTCATCGACCAGGTAGGTTAATCGTCTGCCGCTACCCGTCACGATCGCCAGGTTATGCGCCTGTTCGTTGGTAAGCGGACCTTCGGCACCTTTGAGCAGGCTCTCACTGATGTTCACGATGGCATTCAGCGGTGTTTTGAGCTCATGCGAGGTGTTCGACAGGAAGTCATCTTTCACCTTATCCAGCAAGAGCAACTGATCTTTGAGCGCACGGACTGTACGATAAGCATCGAAGAACCGAAGTACCGCGAGAAACAGCATCAGGATGCTGAACAGGACAATGGAGACCTGCCCGATGTTCATATTTTCCTTTAGCGAGATGGAGAAGAGGTTAATGTCCAGACAGTACAGCATGATGCTTAAGAGAGCCGCATACCACAAGAAAGTAGACAGCCGATCACCCTTCTCACTCGTCAGAAACTGTGATGCGCATTGATATAACAACCAGAGCAACATTAACGTGTACATAACGACAACGTAAGGTGCAGCCAGCCCGTAGATGGAAATAGGCAGGAGCGCGACCATGCATAAGTAAGCTCCGAAGATAATCAGGATTACCGTTGTAAGCAGACTGGTCAAGATGCCTGTTTTGAATCGGTAGAAGTAAAAGGTCAGCAGACCCAGGCATGCAACGGAGCAGAAATCTTTTAATTTATAAAGCGTGCTAAAGGAGATTTCCGTGTTCACCATGGATAACACACGTTCGCTGATCATGCCGTTATAGAGCGCATACAGCAGACAGATTAGACCAAGCAGCAGCAGCGAATCGTCTCTGTTTCGGTAGAGCGCAGACCCCAGGTAACTGATAAGGAATATGATCGAAATGGTAGCCAGGACAGCAAGTGTGCCGAATTCAACGGCTGTGCTGATTTGATGTTTTTTCAGCATGGCTGCTTGTTCGCCGAAAAAGAGTGGCCCCGGAATGCCAGCGTCCGTGTAATCATAATTAGCCACCCGGATCACAATTTCAATGTCACCGCCATGATAAGGAAAGAAGCCGATCTGTGGGGAGTTTCCCGGTCGATATCCCGCTGATTTCTCCACGGCATGTCCGTCTTCCAGTAGCTTGTTACCATTGATATAGATATCGCTGGCAAAGCGGATGTTCATTTTTTTGATAGCGAGCGTTCCTTCAACTGGTACATTTCGGAGCACCAGTCGATACGTGGCGAAGCCGTGGGTTGGCAGTCGTTCGCCGTCCATTTTAATTCGATTCCATGAACCGGGAACCTTTGCATATGTATCGGGTGCTATTGTTGGACCAACCTGATTCGGAGTTGCAGATTCAACAGGAAGCAACTTGTTCCAGTAAAATTCCCACTCACCGTCCAGCTTGATCCGCTCGTCTTGTTCCGGGTTCCAGCCCGATAGATCCATAACACCTTGACGGGCAAGAAGAGCCGCAGATTGGGGTTCTCTGATTGTTGACAGGAGCAGTACGGTAACAGCAACTACAACCGTCAGGACAACGCCTGAAATTTTTAATAACACGAAATGCTGCTCCTTTAGAGGTTGTGTGAACCATTGGTAGATTCGAACCAAATCTCTTGTATTCTATCGGCATTGTAGCGAATATCTCTGGGGGGTGCAATCATATTTCGACAAAATCCTTCATACCCACCCCGTGAATTCCAGTATTGATGCTTTTGCAGACTGTGCTTCTGTATGGGCTGCTTTGCGCCAGGCTTTGGGTGATTGTCCCATCAGTTTGAAGAAGCAGCGGTTAAAGCTGGAGATGGATCGGAAGCCGACTTGCTCGGAGATGGACAGGATGGAGGCGTCCGTGCTTTTCAATCGCTTGCATGCCTCTTCAATTCGGGTACTGTTCAGAAAATCAAGCGGTGTGGTTCCCATAATTTCATGGAACTTGCGGCGAAAATGCGTTGTACTCAGATGACACAGATCAGCGAGGTAATCGATGGTCACAGGCATCATATAGTTTTTGGTGATAAACTCCAGCACGGGTGAGATGACCAAGTCTCCTTGGAGGTCTCGTTCCCGTTCCTGATTCTGGGCTGACCAGCTCTCGTTGCTTGCATGAAGTCGAAGCAGTTCGATGTATAGAGACATCAATAAGCCGTACGCGCTCTCCCGATAATAGGGGGACTGCTGCTTAATCTCTTCTACGATTGATGTTGCGAGTGAGTGAATTTTGGGATGCTGCTCCTTATTCAGAATGCAATTGGTTCCCTGAATCGCCCATAGATTCGGTTCAATGTGGTTTTGGGCTGTTTTGAGTGAATGGCGGAAGAGTTCTTCCGGTGAAAAAAAGATATAAGCCCACAGGCTGGCGTTATTAGGTGAACTATATGTGGTATGCGGAAGGTAACGGGGAATGAACGTGACGTCGCCTGCCCGAAACGGTACAGATTCCCCCTTAATCTCCATGACCCCCTCATCCGAATAACAGATGCCAATCTCCATGTGGTTATGGAAATGAAGATGCTCACTCTTGATATCGGATATTCTCCAGCGGTCTCCACTGAGTAACAGGACAGGGAAATCAATGGGCAGGCTGTAGTGACGATATTCAATGACAGGTTTCTTCGGTTTGGGCATTGTCGAGGGCTCCTATGTATAAATGATTGAAATTGCGCACTTTTGTTGTGAATATGCTTAGATTGAGACTATTTTACTGCGTACAATGGAATAAGTAAAGCGTTTACAAATGGACGGACACCTCTCAAGGCGCACTTGGGGGTGTGTGCGCAGGGAGAGGGGAATAACAATGCTTCAAGTGAAATATGACAGAGAACAGATTCTTCACGTAATCGAGAATGTTACCAAGAAAACACTGGATATGGATATGACATGGGATTGGCCCGGCGGTGTGGCCTATTATGGTGTATCCAGAGCCTATCAGACGACAGGCAACCAAGAGATTCTGGACAGGCTGGTGAAATGGGCAGACGAATATATCGAGCTGGGTCTGCCAAGTTGGACGGTAAATACATGTGCCATGGGTCATGTGCTCATCACTTTATATGAAGAAACAGGGGATCAGAAGTATTGGGATATTGTTCTCAGCAAGGTTGATTATCTTCAGAACTATGCACTTCGCTTTGGAGACAATGTGCTTCAGCATACAGTATCCGTGTCCAATGATTTTCCGGAACAGGCTTGGGCGGACACCTTGTTTATGGCGGCATTTTTCCTGCTCCGTGTAGGTAGCAAATTAAAGGATGAAGCCATGATTCAGGATGCGCTGAATCAGTATTACTGGCATATCAAGTACCTTCAAGATCCAAGCAGCAGTCTGTGGTATCACGGCTATAACAATATCAACAAGGATCATATGTCCGGATTTTACTGGGGGAGAGCGAACGCTTGGGGCGCCTATACGATGTCTCAAGTGAAACCGCAATTGAACGACTGGTATCTGTATCCGCAGTGTATGGATGTAGAATGTGCTCTTCGCGATCAATTGGCGGCTCTGAAGCTGGTACAGACCGAGAACGGCTTGTGGCGTACGGTGCTGGATGACGTAGAATCGTATGAAGAGGTATCAGCTTCCGCGGGTATTGCAGCGGCAATGATTAATAACGGCAACCCACTGCATACCAAATATGTGCAAAAGGCACTCGAAGGCATCCTGAACAACATTAGCGAAGATGGCCGTGTGCTTGGTGTATCTGGCGGTACAGCCGTGATGAAGGATCGGGATGGCTATCGCAATATTCCTAAAGACTGGATTCAAGGCTGGGGTCAGGGCCTGGCACTCGCTTTTCTGTCCGATATGTTGAGATAGGGAGGGAACCCAATTGTCCAAATTAACCAAAGGCTCCTTTACACTGCCGGGAGAATCCGGTTATGAGGCACTTACGCTGGAACTTGCCGATCGCTGGGGTGCTGATGTGATCCGTGATAGTGACGGTACGAAATTGTCCGACGAGATTATTAATGCCGGATATGGCATCTATTCAACCATTTGCATCATTCGGGATCATAATGAGTGGGCATCCCGTAATCTGGATAAGCTGCAGCAATGTTTTCTCATTACGAATCCGAAGGTCGCTGTACAAGATTATGTATCCATCTATCTGATGGAGGATTTTTTTGCTGAACAATTCAGGGTGAATGATTCCAAAGAAGCATTTAAGTATTGGCAGGTATATGATCGAACGACTGGAGAAGAGGTACCAAGAGCACAATGGAATTATGAAAGGGAATCTGGCAATGTAGTGATTACTGGCGTTGCTCCCTGGCATAAATACACGGTAAGTTTCATGGTCTATCGGATCTGGGAAGAGATCTCCATGTACAATCATACAACGAATAATTGGGATAAAGAGCATCTGATGCAGATTGACCCGATCTATACGGAAACGCAAACGTATCTACTAGATTGGATGGAAACGTGGTGTCAAAACCATCCGGAAACAACGGTTGTACGTTTTACATCGCTATTTTATAATTTCGCCTGGATCTGGGGCAGTGATGAGCGGAACCGCCATCTGTTCTCGGATTGGGGTTCCTATGATTTCACGGTAAGTTCGAGAGCGCTGGATCTATTTGCTCAGAAATTTGGGTATTCACTCTCAGCCGAGGACTTTGTGAATGGCGGTAAATATCAGGTCACTCATATGCCTGCGGATCAGCGCAAACTGGACTGGATGGCATTTATCAATGATTTTGTCATTGAATTCGGTAAGAAATTAATTGATATGGTGCACAAGCATAACAAGCTGGCGTATGTCTTCTATGATGACAGCTGGGTGGGAATGGAGCCGTACAATGATCGCTTTCAGGAGTTTGGATTCGACGGCATGATCAAATGTGTGTTCTCCGGTTATGAGGCTAGAATGTGCTCAGGCGTTAAGGCTGATACCCATGAGATTCGATTGCATCCCTACTTGTTCCCGGTTGGCTTAGGCGGGCTTCCTACCTTCAAGGAAGGCGGAGATCCTACCCTTGATGCAAAGAAATATTGGATTAATATTCGGCGTGCGCTGCTGCGTGAGCCGATCGATCGGATAGGATTGGGTGGGTATTTGCATCTGGTTGAGCCTTATCCTGATTTTGTGGATTACATTGAGAAGATTGCCCATGAATTCAGGGAAATGAAAGAGCTCCATCAGAAGGGAAAACCTTATCAGATCAAGACAAAAGTAGCCGTTCTGCATAGCTGGGGCAAGTTAAGATCGTGGACCTTGTCCGGTCATTTTCATGAAACGCATATGCATGATCTGATTCATGTGAATGAGGCATTAGCCGGATTACCTGTTGACGTGCAGTTTATTGATTTTGAGGATATTCGTCAGGGCGTATTGAAGGATGTGGATGTTGTCATTAATGCGGGTTCTGCGGGTTCAGCATGGAGCGGTGGAGAGCACTGGAAAGACCACCAATGTGTAGACATCCTAACCCAGTGGGTGTACGAAGGCGGTACATTTATGGGGATCAACCAGCCCACAGCGACCCACGGGTACGACAGCTATTTTAGAATGGCTCATGTGCTTGGGGTAGATGAGGATACAGGTGCAAGGGTTGTTCATGGAAAATGGTCCTATGAGGTTAGTGATGAGTATGGTTTGGTGCCTGAGGGGGCCAGCATACTTCCGAAAAAGAACATTTATCTTACTGATGGATCAGCAGCTGTAATGAGTGAAACGAATGGTCAGATCACGTTGTCCACACATGCTTTTGGAAAAGGAAAAGGGATCTACCTGCCTTCCTTCGAATTCAGCTGGGCAAATACAAGATTACTTCTGAATTTGATTCGATTTGCGGGCAATGAATTCCATGAAACATTGTACATCACGGATAACTTGTATACCGAGTGCGCTTACTACCCTGAAAGCAACATATTGGTTGTGATCAATAATAGCGATCAGGTTCAGTCCACGACGATCCATACAGAGCATGGGAAACAGACCATGGAATTGGAGCCGTATGATACGGTGATCACCAAAATTGGTTTAACCAAATCGGTATCCCCATAGAATAAATAATGATTAAATAGACCGTATCCCTTAACCAGGGAGCGGTCTATTTAGTGATTAGGGCGTGTCTGAAAACTCTCAAGGAAGCAGATTGTATAGTACGGATATTACTGTATCGTGTTAAAACTATTTAGTAGAATATTTAAATAAGGATAGGGATCATGAGCCCTAATATATTATTGTTTTCATCCTTTCAAAGGAGAGAGTGCCCTAATGTACAGTTATAAAATGTTGGACAAGATAAGCACGGAAACACTTCACCAAGCGTTTGTGGATGCGTTCTCCGACTATCAGGTTAAAATGGATCTGCCCTTTTGGAAGTTTCAACAAATGCTCCAACGAAGAGGGTATCACCCCGAAATATCTATGGGAGCCTTTAAAGATGGGAGAATGGTCGGATTTGTTATCAATGGACTTCGAAGCTGG of Paenibacillus sp. FSL R5-0517 contains these proteins:
- a CDS encoding glycoside hydrolase family 88 protein, which encodes MLQVKYDREQILHVIENVTKKTLDMDMTWDWPGGVAYYGVSRAYQTTGNQEILDRLVKWADEYIELGLPSWTVNTCAMGHVLITLYEETGDQKYWDIVLSKVDYLQNYALRFGDNVLQHTVSVSNDFPEQAWADTLFMAAFFLLRVGSKLKDEAMIQDALNQYYWHIKYLQDPSSSLWYHGYNNINKDHMSGFYWGRANAWGAYTMSQVKPQLNDWYLYPQCMDVECALRDQLAALKLVQTENGLWRTVLDDVESYEEVSASAGIAAAMINNGNPLHTKYVQKALEGILNNISEDGRVLGVSGGTAVMKDRDGYRNIPKDWIQGWGQGLALAFLSDMLR
- a CDS encoding ATP-binding protein, producing the protein MLLKISGVVLTVVVAVTVLLLSTIREPQSAALLARQGVMDLSGWNPEQDERIKLDGEWEFYWNKLLPVESATPNQVGPTIAPDTYAKVPGSWNRIKMDGERLPTHGFATYRLVLRNVPVEGTLAIKKMNIRFASDIYINGNKLLEDGHAVEKSAGYRPGNSPQIGFFPYHGGDIEIVIRVANYDYTDAGIPGPLFFGEQAAMLKKHQISTAVEFGTLAVLATISIIFLISYLGSALYRNRDDSLLLLGLICLLYALYNGMISERVLSMVNTEISFSTLYKLKDFCSVACLGLLTFYFYRFKTGILTSLLTTVILIIFGAYLCMVALLPISIYGLAAPYVVVMYTLMLLWLLYQCASQFLTSEKGDRLSTFLWYAALLSIMLYCLDINLFSISLKENMNIGQVSIVLFSILMLFLAVLRFFDAYRTVRALKDQLLLLDKVKDDFLSNTSHELKTPLNAIVNISESLLKGAEGPLTNEQAHNLAIVTGSGRRLTYLVDELLDYSKMKHGDIPLHRSSTDLYSFVESVMRMHSFLLGSKMVELVNRIPAHFPPIYADGNRLIQILHNLIGNAVKFTEKGTVSIEAAVVHGKAEIRIIDTGRGIGKDKLEHIFLPFEQEADTGPVVAGGTGLGLSITRKLVELHGGTIHAESAPGMGATFILTFPLADGKGEKRSNVKPITIAPTSHGNQLLRFEEPTIVEGHLNEWIIVVDDDSANLQTIVNLLKLEGYSYAVTSRSPSVLDLLDQLPAVHLVIADIMMPDMSGYELLERIRERYSPSELPVLMLTASNKANQLKLALEKGANDFVSKPFESEELLARIGGLTRMITSVQAARDAEISFLRSQMNPHFLYNALNAIAELCVDAPNQAEQLILQLSSYLRRSVHFKHLDSKTSLMNELEMIEAYVAIEQARFGSRLEVIIDVDADVNRNMDISPLTLQPLIENAIRHGLMSSIRGGRVILSIRNLNDTETRFSIEDNGIGITKQRMEEIRQSTDGSNGVGIWNISSRLNLLYGRHLQMESLDGEGTRITFDLPNQRISTDGNGGYET
- the gnpA gene encoding 1,3-beta-galactosyl-N-acetylhexosamine phosphorylase; translated protein: MSKLTKGSFTLPGESGYEALTLELADRWGADVIRDSDGTKLSDEIINAGYGIYSTICIIRDHNEWASRNLDKLQQCFLITNPKVAVQDYVSIYLMEDFFAEQFRVNDSKEAFKYWQVYDRTTGEEVPRAQWNYERESGNVVITGVAPWHKYTVSFMVYRIWEEISMYNHTTNNWDKEHLMQIDPIYTETQTYLLDWMETWCQNHPETTVVRFTSLFYNFAWIWGSDERNRHLFSDWGSYDFTVSSRALDLFAQKFGYSLSAEDFVNGGKYQVTHMPADQRKLDWMAFINDFVIEFGKKLIDMVHKHNKLAYVFYDDSWVGMEPYNDRFQEFGFDGMIKCVFSGYEARMCSGVKADTHEIRLHPYLFPVGLGGLPTFKEGGDPTLDAKKYWINIRRALLREPIDRIGLGGYLHLVEPYPDFVDYIEKIAHEFREMKELHQKGKPYQIKTKVAVLHSWGKLRSWTLSGHFHETHMHDLIHVNEALAGLPVDVQFIDFEDIRQGVLKDVDVVINAGSAGSAWSGGEHWKDHQCVDILTQWVYEGGTFMGINQPTATHGYDSYFRMAHVLGVDEDTGARVVHGKWSYEVSDEYGLVPEGASILPKKNIYLTDGSAAVMSETNGQITLSTHAFGKGKGIYLPSFEFSWANTRLLLNLIRFAGNEFHETLYITDNLYTECAYYPESNILVVINNSDQVQSTTIHTEHGKQTMELEPYDTVITKIGLTKSVSP
- a CDS encoding AraC family transcriptional regulator → MPKPKKPVIEYRHYSLPIDFPVLLLSGDRWRISDIKSEHLHFHNHMEIGICYSDEGVMEIKGESVPFRAGDVTFIPRYLPHTTYSSPNNASLWAYIFFSPEELFRHSLKTAQNHIEPNLWAIQGTNCILNKEQHPKIHSLATSIVEEIKQQSPYYRESAYGLLMSLYIELLRLHASNESWSAQNQERERDLQGDLVISPVLEFITKNYMMPVTIDYLADLCHLSTTHFRRKFHEIMGTTPLDFLNSTRIEEACKRLKSTDASILSISEQVGFRSISSFNRCFFKLMGQSPKAWRKAAHTEAQSAKASILEFTGWV